The following proteins come from a genomic window of Dysidea avara chromosome 12, odDysAvar1.4, whole genome shotgun sequence:
- the LOC136239914 gene encoding uncharacterized protein encodes MLPPNSTVSLTYKTTIHGVQQCASTDKEVKVMWCEFPGIDQTAMSKLLDACTVASFGYKGESVIDRNYRYTFKLDPKDFMTTFQLCDSPILGEIGLINPNFASLQAELYKLNIYAPGGFFKSHVDTPRSAQMFGSLVVCLPTQFSGGELVVRHQRKEIKYDWSSSASDPLNSLCWAAFYSDIEHEVLPVTEGYRITLTYNLYYGDDLDRPKVDLTGNPFFRTLQAALSNPLFMREGGVLGFNTHYSYTFDLQWADVLGNTQLTVDKVKVVTKLQKFPIQQFINQSPAEQELTLKKSWDHRR; translated from the coding sequence ATGTTACCTCCTAACAGCACTGTGTCATTAACCTACAAGACTACAATACATGGTGTTCAGCAGTGTGCTTCAACTGATAAGGAAGTTAAAGTTATGTGGTGTGAATTTCCTGGTATAGATCAAACAGCCATGAGTAAGCTACTTGATGCGTGCACTGTTGCTAGTTTTGGATACAAAGGGGAGAGTGTTATAGATAGAAACTATCGTTATACTTTCAAATTAGATCCTAAAGACTTCATGACAACGTTTCAACTTTGTGATTCTCCAATTCTTGGAGAGATTGGATTAATTAATCCAAATTTTGCTAGTTTGCAGGCAGAACTGTACAAGTTGAACATTTATGCACCTGGTGGCTTTTTTAAGTCACACGTTGACACACCACGATCGGCACAGATGTTTGGTAGTCTTGTGGTTTGTTTACCAACTCAGTTTAGTGGCGGAGAGCTAGTAGTACGTCACCAGAGAAAAGAAATAAAGTATGATTGGTCTTCATCTGCCTCTGATCCATTGAATAGCTTATGTTGGGCTGCTTTTTACAGTGATATTGAACATGAAGTTCTGCCTGTGACCGAAGGATATCGAATCACCTTGACATACAACCTTTACTATGGTGATGATCTTGACAGACCCAAAGTTGACTTAACAGGTAATCCTTTCTTCAGAACACTTCAAGCGGCGCTTAGTAATCCCTTGTTCATGCGTGAAGGAGGTGTACTGGGCTTTAATACACATTATTCTTATACTTTTGATTTACAGTGGGCTGATGTGTTGGGTAATACCCAACTGACTGTGGACAAAGTGAAAGTTGTTACAAAGCTACAGAAATTCCCTATTCAACAATTCATTAACCAATCTCCTGCTGAACAAGAGTTGACCTTGAAAAAAAGTTGGGATCACAGACGCTGA
- the LOC136239915 gene encoding uncharacterized protein: MNLREWASNSEELMALIPSHDRANSSDIKVLGICWRLKNDTLSVPGPSSEKLEGVFTKRGILQATTSIYDPLGFFSPTILHAKIFIKELWENKFEWDTKLPTELLARWENIYCDLKTIPTFRIPRYLGMNAAGHQPIVYSLICFSDASGKAYATAVYLHQFSPDTKNPADLATRGKSLSELLQSTWWNGPSWLTKPQNQWPEYNVPEANPQAEMKSEVKNEIIFEAKLMVGQDIDAERFSSLQKLLRTTAWILRYANRLLKKQINSGPLTAPEIKKAKELWDLHIQGKCFSDTIRMVKKGENCNLKQQLGLIIDEQGILRCKGRYQNSELTQGAKCPKFLPPKEYFTKLNIEEVHSKMFHSGVSQTPAEIRQEYWILKGRSVVKRVLNGCKVCQIVEGGPYRMPQIPSWPKERVVQFIARRGIPKQILSDNAFKTARSVLSKIWSDVVRSDDVIDFSAAKGIEWKFIVNLAPWIGGVYERLVEITKRALRKVIGSRCLSEKQLITVLKEVETVVNSRPLIYMDDDINSSFIITPLSFLSQSHQHFIPDFKIDIDTFEPTERISTSQQLLQRWKSGQKCLNQFWTIRCKDYLLSLRERSDSTLNKTRNSSKQKPQIGDVVLIKENLPRGQWKIGKISKLIKGRDNAIRSAEVTLPSRRCLHRALKLFYPIECPDTDYTVEDNTESE, encoded by the exons ATGAACCTAAGAGAGTGGGCATCAAATTCTGAAGAATTAATGGCATTAATTCCAAGCCACGACAGAGCAAACAGCTCTGATATCAAGGTACTTGGTATTTGTTGGAGACTGAAGAATGACACACTATCAGTACCAGGACCATCTTCTGAAAAGCTAGAAGGAGTTTTTACTAAACGAGGAATACTTCAAGCAACAACTTCAATTTATGACCCATTGGGATTCTTTTCACCAACCATCTTACATGCCAAAATTTTCATCAAAGAGTTGTGGGAAAATAAATTTGAATGGGACACCAAACTCCCAACTGAGCTACTAGCAAGGTGGGAAAATATCTATTGTGATCTCAAAACAATTCCAACCTTTCGCATTCCTCGATATCTTGGTATGAATGCAGCTGGACATCAGCCAATAGTATACAGTTTGATCTGCTTTAGTGATGCTTCAGGCAAGGCCTATGCTACTGCAGTTTACCTACACCAATTTTCACCTGATACAA AAAATCCAGCTGATCTGGCAACCAGAGGGAAGTCTCTATCTGAACTGTTACAATCCACTTGGTGGAATGGACCCTCATGGTTAACAAAGCCACAAAACCAATGGCCAGAATACAATGTTCCAGAAGCTAATCCTCAAGCTGAAATGAAATCTGAAGTGAAGAATGAAATTATTTTTGAAGCTAAGCTTATGGTTGGACAAG ATATTGATGCTGAACGCTTTTCATCATTACAGAAATTGTTACGAACCACAGCATGGATTTTGCGGTATGCCAATAGACTGTTGAAGAAACAGATCAATAGTGGGCCATTAACAGCACCAGAAATTAAGAAAGCTAAGGAATTATGGGATCTACACATTCAAGGAAAATGTTTTTCAGACACAATCAGAATGGTTAAAAAGGGAGAAAACTGCAATTTAAAACAGCAACTGGGTCTGATAATAGATGAACAAGGTATTTTGAGATGTAAAGGCAGATATCAAAATTCAGAATTAACACAGGGAGCAAAATGTCCTAAGTTTTTGCCACCAAAGGAATACTTTACCAAGCTAAACATCGAAGAAGTTCATAGTAAAATGTTTCATTCAGGAGTATCACAAACCCCAGCTGAGATTCGACAAGAATATTGGATTCTTAAGGGCAGATCAGTAGTCAAGAGAGTGTTAAATGGGTGCAAAGTATGTCAAATTGTTGAGGGAGGACCATACAGAATGCCACAGATACCTTCGTGGCCAAAAGAAAGAGTTGTGCA ATTTATAGCCAGGCGAGGTATTCCAAAGCAAATCCTATCAGACAATGCTTTTAAGACAGCAAGATCAGTTCTCAGCAAGATTTGGAGTGATGTTGTTAGAAGTGATGATGTGATTGATTTTTCTGCAGCAAAGGGAATTGAGTGGAAATTTATTGTTAATCTAGCACCCTGGATAGGAGGAGTGTATGAAAGACTTGTGGAAATCACGAAGAGAGCATTGCGTAAAGTCATTGGCAGCAGATGCCTTTCAGAGAAACAACTGATTACTGTATTAAAAGAAGTTGAAACAGTCGTAAATTCTCGACCATTGATTTACATGGATGATGATATCAACTCAAGTTTTATTATCACACCACTTAGCTTTCTATCTCAAAGTCATCAACACTTTATTCCAGATTTCAAGATAGACATTGACACTTTTGAACCAACCGAGAGAATCAGTACAAGTCAACAGCTACTACAGAGGTGGAAAAGTGGTCAAAAATGTTTAAACCAATTTTGGACAATACGGTGTAAAGATTATTTATTGAGCTTAAGGGAGCGAAGTGACTCGACATTGAACAAAACTCGAAATTCTTCTAAACAGAAGCCACAAATCGGAGATGTAGTGTTGATTAAGGAAAACTTACCAAGAGGCCAGTGGAAGATAGGAAAGATAAGCAAACTGATCAAGGGAAGAGACAATGCTATTCGATCAGCCGAAGTAACATTACCTTCAAGAAGATGCCTACACAGAGCGCTGAAACTATTCTACCCCATTGAGTGTCCAGATACTGATTACACTGTGGAAGATAATACTGAGTCTGAGTAA